In the genome of Taurinivorans muris, one region contains:
- the lspA gene encoding signal peptidase II, translating to MVKDNRYPILIIFAVLWIIADQASKAAIVRNIPLYDGFAVIPFFNIVHVRNYGAAFGFLNNPESSWQFWFFVFVTMAALGIILHFMRKMPYSKILSFGFACILGGAAGNFIDRVRLRYVIDFIDLYYKEWHWPVFNIADIAICFGTFLVAYIFYKSPDR from the coding sequence ATGGTTAAAGATAATAGATATCCCATTCTGATTATTTTTGCTGTTCTTTGGATTATTGCAGACCAAGCCAGCAAAGCCGCCATTGTCCGCAATATTCCCCTTTATGACGGCTTTGCCGTTATTCCGTTCTTTAACATCGTGCACGTCAGGAACTACGGCGCGGCTTTCGGTTTTTTGAATAATCCCGAATCAAGCTGGCAATTTTGGTTCTTTGTTTTCGTAACCATGGCAGCCCTTGGGATTATTCTGCATTTTATGCGTAAAATGCCGTATTCAAAAATTCTCAGCTTCGGCTTCGCCTGCATTCTCGGCGGAGCCGCCGGAAATTTCATCGACAGGGTGCGCTTGCGTTATGTTATTGACTTCATAGACCTTTATTACAAGGAATGGCATTGGCCCGTTTTCAACATCGCCGATATAGCCATTTGCTTCGGAACGTTTCTTGTAGCATACATTTTTTACAAAAGCCCCGATAGGTAG